The following coding sequences lie in one Apium graveolens cultivar Ventura chromosome 3, ASM990537v1, whole genome shotgun sequence genomic window:
- the LOC141710708 gene encoding uncharacterized protein LOC141710708: MLYVCMGPSFSAQQKLDICLLPNVSGPQQHDQLLTNGFNNAFPSTNPEGTKLVFRSTRDHDGDPNEYKNLYIMEEAESGDYGEGKITRLTTGNWVDTHCVWSPSGEWIVFSSTRDKPASAPPKDNDLDVGYFAVYLVNPKDPSVVVRVLRSADNIAGHVNHPLFNPDGKSIVVVADLAAVSVDPISLPLVEHSVRAYGDIFSVDIDKDDIKKNEDKKNFKRITHSRYENSTASWTMFSTEDPNATWNLQFSGKYTPACPYAPDDGSESWHMTGHLCIPKRLC; this comes from the exons ATGCTTTATGTGTGTATGGGACCATCCTTTTCGGCCCAGCAGAAACTGGATATCTGTCTACTCCCCAATGTTTCCGGGCCTCAACAACATGACCAACTTCTCACTAATGGCTTTAATAATGCCTTCCCATCCACTAATCCAGAAG GGACTAAACTGGTTTTTCGATCAACAAGGGATCATGATGGAGATCCGAATGAATACAAAAATTTATACATAATGGAGGAAGCAGAATCAGGGGATTACGGGGAAGGCAAAATAACTAGACTTACAACTGGGAATTGGGTCGACACACATTGCGTTTGGTCCCCGAGTGGGGAGTGGATAGTGTTCTCATCAACTCGTGACAAGCCTGCATCTGCACCACCAAAGGACAATGATCTTGACGTTGGATACTTTGCTGTATATCTAGTGAACCCAAAAGATCCGTCGGTTGTGGTAAGGGTGCTAAGAAGTGCAGATAATATCGCTGGTCATGTGAACCATCCGCTTTTTAATCCTGATGGGAAAAGcattgttgtagttgcagatcttGCTGCAGTTTCTGTTGATCCCATCTCTTTGCCTCTTGTCGAGCATTCTGTGAGGGCCTACGGAGATATATTTTCAGTCGATATTGACAAAGATGACATTAAAAAAAATGAAGATAAAAAGAATTTTAAACGCATCACCCATTCTAGGTACGAGAATTCAACTGCCAGCTGGACGATGTTTTCAACAGAGGACCCAAACGCAACATGGAATCTGCAATTCAGTGGAAAATACACTCCAGCATGTCCTTATGCACCTGATGATGGAAGTGAAAGTTGGCACATGACTGGCCACCTCTGCATCCCAAAACGCCTTTGTTGA
- the LOC141712260 gene encoding uncharacterized protein LOC141712260 → MAEGRGSIAFFTTYRPPVALDIFSTSFPRFEDELHLTDGVSYNYNGHSVPPKALKAILKRPIFYHQGIKEADVDSGRVSATIFVSERESLETFHLALDFKDGAQPTIFSLADVYGKSDGVRMEDSACIAGQDGEYLVFVSTKDPAKRRRQPWTVVYRTNLTTGKTDRLTPSLQADLCPSVSPCGKKIAVASFQKKAGWNGEIEDLQTDIFVMNVEKPYNRHLVVDNGGWPTWGSDNVIFFHRKVGKFWGVFRADIRNGLTSNCTRVTPDDLDAITPVAIDDTTVAVATNRPRSYFDFDVPHAKTKYRHIEIFDSTETKAPIQVTEKYRPAVDHFNPFVIINGEEKRIGYHRCKDELLKSGDDYMEKRFHKVNSPQQDVGLFRLSGAFPTFSKDGKKLAYVGNDFKDVWLVDVEGSGEPRKVFQVPEDLGQIFAPIWNQKAEKDILYACVGSSFDAEKPLHIIHLPNISKAKGHYKQLTIDDNNAFPSTNPDGTKLVFRSTRGFKKEEGYKNLYIMQDPEEGDYGEGDVTQLTKGNWVDTHCQWSPSGNWIVFSSTRDKLENAPSKDHMLDAGYFSVFLVNPEHPDVVVRVLGSADDLAGHVNHPFFSPDGKSIVVTADLAAVSVDPISLPLIEHSARPYGDIFTVDIDPNDIQKNKNVKKFNRLTHTRYENSTGTWTTFSTRDTNAVWNRLIEEDRGWGTSGHPCIPKRCP, encoded by the exons TTATCACCAGGGGATCAAGGAGGCTGATGTTGATTCAGGCCGTGTCTCGGCTACTATCTTTGTTTCGGAGCGAGAGAGCCTGGAAACATTTCATCTAGCTCTTGACTTTAAGGATGGTGCACAGCCTACTATCTTTAGTTTAGCCGATGTTTATGGTAAATCAGATGGCGTTCGTATGGAAGATAGTGCTTGCATTGCTGGCCAGGACGGGGAGTATTTGGTCTTTGTATCCACCAAGGATCCTGCTAAGCGCCGTCGTCAGCCTTGGACTGTTGTTTACCGAACTAATCTCACCACCGGAAAGACCGATCGCCTCACTCCCTCGC TTCAAGCTGATTTGTGTCCCTCGGTTTCACCCTGTGGAAAGAAGATAGCAGTGGCATCTTTCCAAAAAAAGGCAGGTTGGAATGGGGAGATAGAAGATCTGCAGACAGACATTTTTGTCATGAACGTGGAGAAGCCTTACAACCGCCATCTGGTTGTCGATAATGGTGGCTGGCCGACATGGGGAAGTGATAATGTCATATTCTTTCATCGTAAGGTTGGGAAGTTTTGGGGTGTCTTCCGTGCTGATATCAGAAATGGTCTCACATCAAACTGCACTCGTGTAACTCCAGACGATTTGGATGCTATTACTCCTGTAGCGATTGACGACACtactgtggctgtagcaactaATCGTCCACGTTCATATTTTGACTTCGATGTCCCTCATGCAAAAACAAAGTATCGTCACATTGAAATTTTTGATTCAACAGAAACCAAAGCACCAATTCAAGTCACTGAAAAATATAGACCTGCTGTTGATCATTTCAATCCCTTCGTGATTATTAATGGTGAAGAGAAGCGCATTGGATATCACCGTTGCAAAGACGAACTTCTCAAG agtggAGATGACTACATGGAAAAGCGATTCCACAAGGTAAATTCTCCACAGCAGGATGTAGGATTGTTTAGATTGTCGGGAGCATTTCCAACATTTTCTAAAGATGGCAAAAAGCTTGCGTATGTCGGAAATGATTTCAAAGATGTGTGGCTAGTTGATGTTGAAGGATCGGGAGAACCACGTAAAGTTTTTCAG GTGCCTGAGGACCTAGGCCAAATATTTGCACCAATTTGGAACCAAAAGGCAGAGAAGGATATTCTGTATGCATGCGTGGGATCTTCTTTCGATGCTGAAAAACCCTTGCACATCATCCACCTCCCCAACATCTCAAAAGCTAAGGGACATTACAAACAGCTCACCATTGACGACAACAATGCCTTCCCTTCCACCAATCCTGACG GCACAAAATTAGTGTTTCGATCTACAAGAGGCTTCAAAAAAGAAGAGGGATACAAGAATTTATACATAATGCAGGACCCTGAAGAAGGGGATTATGGCGAAGGAGACGTAACACAGCTAACAAAGGGAAATTGGGTTGACACACATTGTCAATGGTCACCTAGTGGAAATTGGATCGTATTCTCTTCCACTCGTGACAAGCTTGAGAATGCCCCAAGCAAGGACCACATGCTTGATGCTGGATATTTTTCAGTATTTCTGGTGAATCCTGAACATCCAGATGTGGTGGTACGAGTGCTGGGAAGTGCAGATGACCTTGCAGGGCATGTGAACCACCCCTTTTTTAGTCCAGACGGGAAGAGCATTGTGGTCACTGCAGATCTTGCTGCAGTTTCTGTTGATCCGATCTCTTTGCCACTTATCGAGCATTCTGCAAGGCCTTATGGGGATATTTTCACTGTTGATATTGATCCAAATGACATACAGAAAAACAAGAATGTGAAGAAGTTTAATCGGCTGACACATACTAGATATGAAAATTCAACTGGTACCTGGACCACATTCTCAACAAGGGACACAAATGCGGTATGGAATCGACTCATAGAAGAAGATAGAGGTTGGGGCACCTCTGGACACCCTTGCATCCCCAAGCGATGTCCATGA